Proteins from a single region of Limibacter armeniacum:
- a CDS encoding 2'-5' RNA ligase family protein, translating to MKLKEHYNKLYEESIQKIKNDQYQIDDLIDSNEDNRYGVTLLIRPDKNAQNKIQQFLDELRVVEPKQYFYPNTDIHVTVMSIISCYEGFDLSQIVIDDYIKVISKSIENCSPFDITFKGLTASPSCIMLQGFLEDEMLNNIRENLRKQFQNADLEQSIDKRYAIQTAHSTIFRLRDQLANKEELLSIIEKYRDFDFGTFTVDKLEFVYNDWYQRDDRVTKLHEFKLN from the coding sequence ATGAAACTAAAAGAACATTACAATAAATTGTATGAAGAATCAATTCAAAAAATCAAAAATGACCAATATCAGATTGATGATTTGATAGATTCTAATGAGGATAATAGGTATGGAGTTACGCTGTTGATTCGTCCGGATAAAAATGCACAAAATAAGATTCAACAATTTCTGGATGAATTAAGGGTAGTTGAGCCTAAACAATACTTTTATCCAAATACAGATATTCATGTGACTGTTATGTCAATTATATCATGTTATGAGGGATTTGACTTATCCCAAATTGTAATAGATGATTATATAAAAGTCATCTCTAAAAGTATAGAAAACTGTTCACCCTTTGATATAACATTTAAAGGACTTACCGCATCACCATCCTGTATTATGTTGCAAGGTTTTCTGGAAGATGAAATGCTAAACAACATCCGAGAAAATTTAAGGAAGCAATTTCAAAACGCAGACCTTGAACAATCAATTGATAAGAGGTATGCTATACAAACAGCTCATTCCACCATATTTAGATTAAGAGATCAATTAGCGAATAAGGAAGAACTTCTATCAATTATTGAAAAATACAGAGACTTTGATTTTGGAACCTTTACTGTGGATAAACTTGAGTTTGTTTACAATGACTGGTATCAAAGAGATGATAGAGTGACAAAACTACATGAGTTTAAGTTGAACTAA
- a CDS encoding MFS transporter: protein MAKLGLKENWQQFTLLVIVNGFVGGMVGLERSVLPQIAEQEFLIAAKTAILSFIVVFGIVKAITNYYTGVLANRFGRKKLLIAGWVFGIPIPFILMFAPSWNWIIAANILLGINQGLAWSSTVVMKIDLVGDKQRGFAMGLNEFAGYLSVAIVAFITGWVASEYGIRPYPFYLGIVLVVMGLLSSVFLVKDTVHHVMQESVSSTVSKLNNVFWETTWKNHNLGAVSQAGLINNLNDGMVWGVFPILLASKSFNLEQVGIVTAVYPAVWGIGQLFTGKMADNYRKKHLLFIGMFLQAIALVGMVWSQTMMDFILLSVVLGWGTAMVYPTFLATVAENTHPQDRAKSIGIFRLWRDLGYAVGAIMTGVIADFISIEASIFLIGLLTLISSLIILIRMK, encoded by the coding sequence ATGGCAAAGCTTGGGCTTAAAGAAAACTGGCAGCAGTTTACATTACTGGTAATTGTAAATGGTTTTGTAGGAGGAATGGTGGGATTGGAGCGATCTGTTTTGCCACAGATTGCTGAGCAAGAATTCTTGATCGCGGCCAAAACGGCAATTCTTTCCTTTATCGTTGTATTTGGGATTGTAAAGGCAATTACCAACTATTACACAGGTGTATTGGCAAACCGTTTTGGAAGAAAAAAATTGCTGATTGCAGGATGGGTATTTGGTATCCCAATTCCATTTATTTTGATGTTTGCACCAAGTTGGAACTGGATAATTGCAGCTAACATTTTATTGGGAATAAACCAAGGGTTGGCATGGAGCAGCACTGTAGTTATGAAAATTGATCTGGTTGGTGACAAGCAAAGAGGTTTTGCCATGGGGCTAAATGAATTTGCAGGTTACCTTTCGGTTGCAATTGTGGCATTTATTACTGGATGGGTTGCAAGTGAATACGGTATAAGACCATACCCATTTTATTTAGGTATCGTATTGGTTGTTATGGGGTTATTGAGTAGTGTTTTTTTAGTAAAAGACACCGTACACCATGTCATGCAAGAGTCTGTATCTTCTACAGTTTCAAAGCTTAACAATGTATTTTGGGAAACAACCTGGAAAAACCATAATCTAGGTGCTGTATCACAAGCCGGATTAATCAATAATTTGAATGATGGCATGGTTTGGGGTGTGTTTCCAATTTTATTGGCATCCAAAAGTTTTAACCTAGAACAGGTTGGTATTGTGACTGCCGTTTATCCTGCTGTTTGGGGAATAGGACAGTTATTTACTGGAAAGATGGCGGATAATTACCGTAAAAAGCATTTACTTTTTATAGGAATGTTTTTACAGGCTATAGCTTTAGTTGGAATGGTTTGGAGTCAGACCATGATGGATTTTATCTTACTTTCAGTAGTATTGGGGTGGGGGACAGCAATGGTTTATCCTACATTTTTGGCAACTGTAGCAGAGAATACCCATCCTCAAGATAGGGCAAAAAGTATTGGTATCTTCAGGTTATGGAGAGATTTAGGCTATGCAGTTGGCGCAATTATGACTGGCGTAATTGCAGACTTTATTAGCATAGAGGCTTCCATTTTTCTGATTGGATTACTGACGCTAATTTCTTCACTAATTATTTTAATTAGAATGAAGTAA